Sequence from the Catenuloplanes indicus genome:
CTTCGAGATCATCACGACCGCCGGGACCGGGGAGGTGCTGAAGCGGTACGGGATCCCGTGCGAGATCGTGCCGAAGCACTACGAGGGCCCGGGCACGAACGCGGTCGAGCTGATCGCGCGCGGTGAGATCACGCTGGTGATCAACACGCCGCAGGGCTCGGGTGCGCACGCCCGCTCGGACGGCTACGAGATCCGCAGCGCCGCGGTGACCGCGGACATCCCGTGCATCACCACGGTGCCGGGCGCGTCCGCCGCGGTGATGGGCATCGAGGCCACGATCAACGGCCAGATGCAGGTACGTCCGCTGCAGGACCTGCACGCCCAGCTCAAGGCGTCCGCGAAGTGATCTGGGAGCAGTTCACCCGCCCCGCCCTCTTCCGGATCGGGGGCGGGGACGCGGAGACCGCGCACGAGTGGACGCTGCACCGGCTGGCGCAGCTGTCCGGCGTACCGTCGGCGCTGGTGGCGCTGTCGCGCCGGTATGCGACGGACAATCCGGTCGAGGTGTTCGGCGTGCGGTTCCCGAACCCGGTCGGGCTTGCGGCCGGCATGGACAAGAACGGGATCGCGCTGCCCGCGTGGCCCGCGCTCGGCTTCGGCTTCGTCGAGGCCGGCACGGTGACCGCGCTGGCCCAGCCGGGCAACGACAAACCGCGGGTGTTCCGGCTGCGCGAGTCCGCCGCGATCATCAACCGGATGGGGTTCAACAACGAGGGCGCGGCGGTGCTGGCCGAACGGCTCGCCGCGCTCCCGGCGAAGCTGCCCGTCCCGCTCGGCATCAGCCTGGGCAAGTCCAAGATCACGCCGCTTCCCGGCGCGGTCGAGGATTACCTGACCTCGCTGCGGCTGCTGCACCCGTACGCGGACTACATCGCGGTCAACGTCTCCTCGCCGAACACGCCCGGCCTGCGGCAGCTCCAGGGGCGCGAGCACCTGGACGAGTTGCTCGGCGCGCTGGTCAAGGAGGCGAACGGGCTGCCCGTCCTGGTGAAGATCGCTCCTGATCTGACCGACGACGCGATCGGCGAGGCGCTGGCGGTCTGCGCGGACACCGGCGTGGCCGGCGTCATCGCGACCAACACCACGCTGGCCCGCAACGGCCTGGCGCCGATCGACCAGGAGCTGTCGGCACAGGCCGGTGGTCTCTCCGGCCGGCCGGTAACCCGGCGGGCGCGTGAGGTGGTGGCGTTCGTGCACCGGGAGACCGGCGGCCGGCTGCCGATCATCGGCGTCGGCGGGATCATGACACCGGACGACGCGGCCCGGATGTTCGACGCGGGCGCCTCGCTGATCCAGCTCTACACCGGATTCATCTACGGCGGGCCCGCGCTGGTGCGGGCCGCCGCGTCGGTCCGGCGATGACCGCGCCGGACGAGCTGCTGCGGCTGGACCGGGCGCACGTCTGGCACCCCTACGGCCCGATGCCCGGCCGCTCCGAGCCCTTCGTGGTCTCGGAAGCGGCCGGCGCGGTGCTCACGCTCGCGGACGGACGCGAGCTGATCGACGGCATGTCCAGCTGGTGGTCCGCGATCCACGGCTACCGGCACCCGGTGCTGGACGAGGCGGTGCGCGACCAGCTCGGCCGGATGAGCCACGTGATGTTCGGCGGGCTCACCCACGAGCCCGCGGTCACGCTGGCCCGCACGCTGGTCGAGCTGACGCCGGACGGGCTGGAGCACGTGTTCCTCTGCGACTCCGGCTCGGTCAGCGTCGAGGTCGCGGTCAAGATGGCGCTGCAGTACCAGCGCGGCGCCGGCCGGCCGGAGCGGCAGCGGCTGGCCACCTGGCGAGGCGGGTACCACGGCGACACCTGGCACCCGATGAGCGTGACCGACCCGGACGGCGGCATGCATGCGCTGTGGACCGGTGTGCTGCCCCGGCAGGTCTTCGCGCCGCCCCCACCGGGTGGTTTCGGCTCCCCGATCGAGGGTTCCTATGCGGACTCACTCGTTCGCATGGTGGAGGAGCACGCGGACGAGCTGGCCGCGGTGATCGTCGAGCCGGTGGTGCAGGGCGCCGGCGGCATGCGGTTCCACAACCCGGGCTACCTGCGGATCCTGCGGGAGATCACGGCGCGGCACGGCATTCTGCTCATCTTCGACGAGATCGCGACCGGCTTCGGCCGTACCGGTGCGTTCTTCGCCGCCGACCACGCGGGCGTCGCGCCGGACGTGATGTGCGTGGGCAAGGCGCTGACCGGCGGCTACCTCACGCTGGCGGCCGCGCTGTGCACGACCGAGGTGGCGCGGGCGATCTCGGACGGCGAGGGCGGCGGGCTGGCGCACGGTCCGACGTTCATGGGCAACCCGCTGGCCTGCGCGGTGGCGAACGCCTCCATCGCGCTGCTGCGCAGTCAGGACTGGTCAGGGCGGGTGCACGGGCTGGAGAAAGGGCTCACGGCCGCTCTGGAGCCGCTCAGCGGGTTTGCCGGGGTTCGTGAGGTGCGCGTGCTCGGCGGCATCGGCGTGGTGCAGCTGGACCGGCCGGTGGACATGCGGAAGGCCACGGACGCGGCCGCTCGCGAGGGCGTCTGGCTGCGGCCGTTCCGGGATCTGATCTACACGATGCCGCCGTACGTCAGCACGGACGCGCAGATCGCCCGGATCGGACGCGGCATCGCGGCCGCGGTCGCCGCCCAAGCCTGACCGAGCGTCGTCTGATCTGCAAGTTGCACGTCGGTGAACGCCTCGCGGTGAGTGCGGCGGGAAAAGCAAGACCCCCGATCGGGGGTAGGGCCGCAGGTTGCCCTGTCGGTTATCGGACTAAAACGCGATTTAGTGGCAGGAATGCCACGTGGCCGCCTCGTGGCGGCTCGACGAGAGGGGTGTGCCGGTGGAGAGCTTCGGAACCCGGCTGGAGCGGCTGACGGCCGCGCGCGGCCCGCTGTGCGTGGGGATCGACCCGCACGCGGGTCTGCTGGAGCGATGGGGTCTGGCCAACGACGTGGCCGGTCTGACGCGGTTCAGCGAGACCGTGGTGGAGGCGCTCGCGGACCGGGTCGCGGTGTTCAAGCCGCAATCGGCCTTTTACGAGCAATTCGGATCTAAGGGACTCGCCGTCCTTGAGTCAACTATCCGACAGTTACGCGAGGCCGGAGCGCTTGTCCTGCTGGACGTGAAGCGCGGCGACATCGGCTCGACGGTCGCGGCGTACGCGGCGGCGTACCTCGATCCATCCAGCCCGCTCTATGTCGATGCGATCACCGCCAGCCCGTTCCTCGGCGTCGGATCGCTGGCTCCGATGTTCGACCTCGCGGCGAAGAATGGCGGCGGCGTTTTCGTTCTGGCGCTCACGTCAAATCCGGAAGGCGGTTCCGTTCAGCGCGCGGTCGCCGCGGACGGCCGGACCGTCGCGCAAACTGTGATTGACGAGATTTCCCAGCTCAACGCGGGTTCGACGCCGATCGGCAGCATGGGTCTCGTGGTGGGCGCCACGGTGGGTGACACCGGACATGATCTTTCTCGGGTGAACGGTCCGCTGCTCGCGCCGGGTCTCGGGGCCCAGGGTGGTACCGCTCAGGACCTACGCACCGTGTTCGGCTCCGCGATCGGCTCGGTGCTTCCGTCGTACTCCCGTGAAGTTCTCGGAAAGGGTCCGGAAATCGCGGGGCTGCGCGCTGCCGCGGACCGCGTGCTGGACGACGTCCGGGCGGCATTGTCCGCCGCGAGCTGAGTAATTCCCTAGTCACGCTTAGTCGATCATGGTGTGCCCACGTTGCCGAATGCGGCGCTGACCGCTAGTTTTCCCCGCGCTGGGAACCACATGCCCCTTTGGTTCCTGGTCACACCACGTTTCACAGAGCGCCGGTAGTGGATGCCGGCGCGTAAGGGACCTGAGGAGAACTGGTGCCGCTCCCGTCACTGAGCCCCGAACAGCGTGCTGCCGCGCTGGAGAAGGCTGCTGAGATCCGTAAGGCTCGTGCTCAGCTCAAGGAGGAGCTCAAGCAGGGCAAGACGACCCTGGCTTCCGTGCTGAACCGTGCTGAGGGCGACGACGTCGTCGGCAAGCTGAAGGTTTCGGCCGTCCTCCAGGCGCTGCCGGGCATCGGCAAGATCCGGGCCACCCAGATCATGGAGAAGCTCAAGATCGCCGAGAGCCGTCGCCTTCGTGGCCTCGGCGAGCAGCAGCGTAAGGCTCTGCTCGCGGAGTTCGCGTCGAACTGACCGCGGAATTCGCTCCGTGCGGGACTGCTCCGGCGCCGGGAATCCGGGGTTCGCTGCAGGCCCGTACGGGGCACCGTGTAGGAATTAGCTTGTGAGCATGAGTGACGACGCCCGCCCGCCAGCCCGGCTCACCGTCCTCTCCGGCCCGTCAGGGGTCGGCAAGGACAGCGTGATCGAGCTGATCCGTCTGCGCGCGCCCTGGATCTGGCTGTCGGTCTCGGCGACCACCCGGCGCATGCGCGACTACGAGGTCGAGGGCGAGCACTACTTCTTCGTCGACCGCCCCGAGTTCGAACGGCTGCGGGTCGGCGACCAGCTGCTGGAGTGGGCCGAGTTCGCCGGCAACCTCTACGGCACGCCCCGCGGCCCGGTCGAGGCCCGGCTGCGCGAGGGCGCACCCGTGCTCCTGAAGATCGACCTTCAGGGCGCGCGGCAGGTCAAGGCCGCGATGCCCGACGCCCAGCTGGTCTTCCTGGCCCCGCCCTCGGTCGAGGAACTGCGCCGCCGCCTGATCGGCCGCGGCACGGACGACGAGGAGACGATCCGCCGCCGGCTGGCGCACGCGGACGAGGAGCTGGCCGCGCAGTCGCTGTTCGACGTGACCATCGTCAACGACTACGTCGAGCGTGCCGCGGACGAGCTGGTAGGGTTGCTCAGTTCGCCGGTCTTGACACCGGCGCAACCACAGCCTCAAGCTTGATCGTTTGTCACGACCCGAGGGGTTTGAAACACCGTGGGAATCATCGCTGACCCGCAAGGCATCACCAGCCCGCCCATCGACGAGCTGCTGGAGAAGACCACCTCCAAGTACGCGCTCGTCATCTTCGCCGCGAAGCGCGCCCGCCAGGTGAACGCGTACTACAGCCAGCTCGGCGAGGGCCTGCTGGAGTACGTCGGTCCGCTGGTCGAGACCACGCCGCAGGAGAAGCCGCTCTCCATCGCGATGCGCGAGATCAACACCGGCCTGCTCACGGCCGAGCCGACCGACCAGCCGTAAGACCGATGAGTGGTCCGCAGGTCGTCCTCGGGGTCGGGGGCGGAATCGCCGCGTACAAGGCGTGCGAGCTCCTGCGGCTCTTCACCGAGTCCGGTCACCGGGTCCGGGTGGTGCCCACCGCTTCCGCGCTGCGGTTCGTGGGCGCCCCGACCTGGGCCGCGCTCTCCGGGCAGCCGGTCTCCGACGAGGTGTGGGACGGCGTGCACGAGGTCCCGCACGTGCGCATCGGCAAGTCCGCCGACCTGGTCGTGGTGGCACCGGCCACCGCGGACCTGCTGGCCAAGGCCGCGCACGGTCTCGCCGACGACCTGCTGACCAACACGCTGCTCACCGCGCGATGCCCGGTCGTCCTCGCGCCGGCCATGCACACCGAGATGTGGGAGCACCCGGCCACGGTGGCGAACGTGGCGCTGCTGCGGTCCCGCGGCAATCTGGTGATCGAGCCCGCGTCCGGGCGTCTCACCGGTACGGACACCGGCAAGGGCCGGCTGCCGGACCCGTCCGCGATCTTCGCGTTCGCCCGGCGGGTGCTGGCCCGTGGCGTGCCGGTGCACGATCTTTCCGGGAAGCACGTGGTGGTCACCGCCGGCGGCACGCGGGAGCCGCTCGACCCGGTCCGGTTCCTCGGGAACCGGTCGTCCGGCAAGCAGGGCTACGCGTTCGCCACCGCCGCGCTCGCCCGCGGAGCCCGGGTGACGCTCGTCTCAGCCAACGTCTCGCTGCCCGACCCGGCCGGTGCGGACATGGTCCGGGTGGGCACCACCGAGGAGCTGCGCAAGGCGGTCGTCGCGGCCGCGGACGGCGCGGACGTGGTGGTGATGGCCGCGGCGCCGGCCGACTTCCGGCCCGCCGGGGTGGCCGACCGAAAGATCAAAAAATCCGACGACGGTACGGCGCCGGTGATCGAGCTGGTGACGAACCCGGACATCGCGGCCGAACTCGGGGCGCGCAAGGCGCCCGGGCAGGTGCTGGTCGCGTTCGCGGCCGAGACGCACGACGCGATCGACAACGCGCGCGGCAAGCTGCTGCGCAAGCGGGCGGACATGATCGTCGTCAACGAGGTCGGCGTGCACAAGGCCTTCGGGTTTGACACCAACGCCGCTACCGTTTTAGCTGCTGACGGTTCCGTGACAGAGTTGGGCGAGCGGCCCAAGGAAGATCTGGCGGACGCCGTACTGGATCTGGTAGTCAGGCAGCTAAGCTCGACCACCGCATAGGGTTTGCCCCCCAAACCCAGGGGTTTGGTAGACAACTAGGCTGCATCCGCAGTTCCAATTCGACTTACCTTGAGGAGCACCGTGGCACGCCGTCTGTTCACCTCCGAATCGGTCACGGAGGGCCACCCAGACAAGATCGCTGACCAGATCAGCGACGGCATTCTGGACGCGCTGCTCGCGCAGGACCCGGCCTCCCGGGTCGCCGTGGAGACGCTCATCACCACCGGTCAGGTGCACGTCGCCGGCGAGGTGACCACGAAGGCGTACGCCGACATCCCGACGATCGTCCGCGACACGATCCTGAAGATCGGCTACGACTCCTCGAAGAAGGGCTTCGACGGCGCGTCGTGCGGCGTCAGCATCTCGATCGGCGCGCAGTCCCCGGACATCGCGCAGGGCGTCGACACCGCGATCGAGGCCCGTGAGGGCGAGTCCGACCACCTGCTCGACTCGCAGGGCGCCGGCGACCAGGGCATGATGTTCGGCTTCGCCTGCTCGGAGACGCCCGAGCTGATGCCGCTGCCGATCGCGCTGGCCCACCGTCTGGCCCGCCGCCTGTCCCAGGTCCGCAAGGACGGCACCGTGCCGTACCTGCGGCCGGACGGCAAGACCCAGGTCACCATCGAGTACGACGGGCTCCGCCCGGTCCGCCTCGACACGATCGTCGTGTCCACCCAGCACGCCTCGGACATCTCGCTCGAGTCGCTGCTCACGCCGGACATCCGCGAGCACGTGATCGCGCCGGAGCTGGAGGGCCTCGGTATCGACACCGAGGGCTACCGCCTGCTGGTCAACCCGACCGGCCGCTTCGAGATCGGCGGCCCGATGGGCGACGCCGGCCTCACCGGTCGCAAGATCATCGTTGACACGTACGGCGGCTACTCCCGCCACGGCGGCGGCGCGTTCTCCGGCAAGGACCCGTCCAAGGTCGACCGCTCCGCCGCGTACGCGACGCGCTGGGTCGCCAAGAACGTCGTGGCCGCCGGCCTGGCCGAGCGCTGCGAGGTCCAGGTCGCCTACGCGATCGGCAAGGCGCACCCGGTCAGCCTGTTCGTCGAGACGTTCGGCACCGAGAACGTGCCCGTCGAGCGGATCGAGAAGGCCATCACCGAGGTCTTCGACCTCCGCCCGGCCGCGATCATCCGCGACCTCGACCTGAAGCGCCCGATCTACCAGCAGACCGCCGCCTACGGCCACTTCGGCCGCGAGCTGCCGGAGCTGCGCTGGGAGTCCACCGACCGCGCCGCCGACCTGAAGTCGGCCGCGGGCGCCTGACCCTCCCGCCTCACCTGGCCCGGAAGCACCGTGGGTGCTTCCGGGCCTTCGTGTTGCCCGGAGCCCGCGGCGCGCGCCGGGCGCTTCGGTGGGCGCGGCGCCGCGGAAAACCGGTCGGGGTGCCGGGGCGGGGGCGGTAGCGTGCCGGGACGTGGAGCTTTCCGGCGTACCGCGGGTGTCGTGTGTTTTCGTGTGTCATGACGGGGGTGGGCGGGTGCTGCTGGCCCGGCGCGCGGCGGGTGCGCGCGACGAACCCGGGACGTGGGACACCGGGGCCGGCGCGCTCGAGTTCGGGGAGACGTTCGAGCGGGCGGTGACGCGCGAGGTCACCGAGGAGTACACGGCGCAGCCGCAGGAGATCGTGACGCTGGGCGTGCGGAACGTGCTGCGGTCCGATCCGCCGTCGCACTGGGTGGCCGTGGTGTTCGCGGTGCGCGTCGACCCGGCGGAGGTGCGGATCGGCGAGCCGCACAAATTCGACGCGATCGGCTGGTTCGCGCCGGACGCGCTGCCGGAGCCGGCCCACTCGCAACTCGCCGGGACGCTGGCGCTCTGGCGCTGAGCCGCACTCCTTGCGCGATGCATACTCGGTATGCATACTCCGTAGGCATGTCCATTCGTCATGGCCTGCTGGCGCTCCTGGAGCGCGGTCCCATGTACGGCTATCAGTTGCGCGCCGCGTTCGAGGAGAGCGTGGGCGGCACCTGGTCGCTGAACATCGGGCAGGTCTACACCACGTTGTCCCGGCTCGAACGGGACGGGTTCGTGCACCCCCTCCCGGAGAACGAGGGCGGGCAGCGGCCGTACGAGATCGCCGAGGCCGGGCGCACCGAGCTGGCTCGCTGGTTCGCCACGCCGATCGAGCGCACCGACCGGCCCCGCGACGAGCTCGCGATCAAGCTCGCGCTCGCGATGACCACGCCGGGTGTGGACGTCGCCGCGGTCGTGCAGAGCCAGCGGACCGCGGGCGTCCGGGCACTGCAGGAGTACACCCGGCTCAAGCGCGGCCAGGACGCCGGAGATCTGCCCTGGCTGCTGGTGCTGGACGCGATGATCTTCCAGTGCGAGGCGGAGATCCGCTGGCTGGACCACTGCGAGGCCATGGTCCTGCGCCACCGCCCGCCCACCGCCGTCCGGAGCACCGCGCCGGCCGCCGAGCCGGCCCATGACCGGGAAGGAGCCGGTCGATGAGCGACGCGGTACTGGAGATCGTCGACGTGCACCGTACGCACGGCACCGGCCCGGCCGCGGTGCACGCGCTGCGCGGCGTCGCGCTGCGGGTCCGGCCCGGTGAACTGGTCGCGATCATGGGACCGTCCGGGTCCGGCAAGTCCACGCTGCTCAACCTGGCCGGTGGCCTGGACCGCCCGACCGGCGGCGAGGTGCTGGTCGAGGGCCGGTCGCTCGGCACGCTGAGCAACCGCGAGCTGTCCCGCGTGCGCCGCCGCACGATCGGCTACGTGTTCCAGGACTTCAACCTGCTGCCCAGCCTCACCGCGGCGGAGAACGTGGCGCTCCCGCTCGAACTCGACGGCACCGGCATCCGCGCGGCCCGCCGCGCCGCCATCGCGTCGCTGACCGAGGTCGGGCTCGCGGACCTGGCCACCCGCTTCCCGGACGAGATGTCCGGCGGTCAGCAGCAGCGCGTCGCGATCGCCCGCGCGCTGGTCGGCGAGCGCCGCCTGGTGCTGGCGGACGAGCCGACCGGCGCGCTGGACTCGCAGACCGGCGAGGCCGTGCTGCGGGTGCTGCGCGAGCGGGTGGACGCGGGCGCGGCCGGCCTGCTGGTCACGCACGAGGCCCGGCACGCGGGCTGGGGGGACCGGGTGATCTTCTTGCGGGACGGCCTGGTCGTCGACTCGTCGGGCCCGCTCGGCAGTGCGGACGACCTTCTGGAGCGCACCTCATGAGGTCCTGGCTGACCGCGCTGCGCATCTCCCGCCGCGAGATGCGCCGCGCCAAGGGCCGGTCCGCGCTCGTGGTCGCCATGATCGCGGTGCCGGTCTGCGCGCTCGGCTACGCGGCCGCGTCGTACGACATGTACACGCTCACGCCGGCCGAGACCGCCACCCGCACGCTCGGCGCGGCCGACGCGCTGCTGCTGCCCAGGCTCGACGAGCCGATCATGCAGGGTGCGGACGCCGAACTGTGGATGCCCGCCGCGCCCCAGGACGAGGAGGGAAGCGGGCGTGCCGGCATGACCGAGGCACAGGCGCTCGACGTGCTGCCGGCCGGCAGCCGGGTCGTACCGATGTCGTTCGGCGGGCTGGAGTTCCGCACCGCCGCCGGTGGCCTCGCACCGGCCGAGTTCGCGCAGCTGGACCTGGCTGATCCGATCTTCGACGGGATGGCCGAGCTGCTGGACGGCCGGGCACCGTCCGCGCCCGGCGAGGTCGCGATGTCCGAGGCCGCCCGCGACCGGTTCGGCGACACCATCGAGTCCCGCGAACGGGACCGCTCCTGGACCGTGGTCGGCACCATGGAGTTCCACGCCGACCTCGGCGAGTTCCTGATCTTCCCGACCGGCACGTTCCCGGAGCCCGGCGTCGAGGGCGCGAGCCAGTGGCTGGCGGACACGCCGCAGCCGGTCGACTGGTCCCAGGTCAACCAGATCAACCGGCGGGGCGTCGCGGTCACCTCCCGCGCCGTGCTGCTCGACCCGCCGGACCCGTCGATCACGGCGCTGCCCTGGGACGGCATCGCCCCGCCGGAGCGTGGCCTGAACCTGGTGACGATCGTCGCCGGCCTCGCCATGCTGGAGATCATCCTGCTGGCCGGGCCGGCGTTCGCGGTCGGCGCGCGGCACCGGCAACGGTCGCTGGCGCTGGTCGCCGCGAACGGCGGCACCCGCGCCCATCTGCGGCGCATCGTGCTCGCGGACGGGCTGACGCTCGGCGGCACCGGCGCGGTCCTCGGCGCGGTCGCCGCGGTGCTGCTCGCCGTGCTGGCCCGCCCGGTCACGGAGCAGCTGGTGGTCGGCGCCCGGTTCGGCGGATACCGGTTCGACCTGCCCACGCTGGCCGGGATCGTGGGGCTGGCGGTGCTCACCGGGCTGCTCGCCGCGGCCGTGCCCGCGTTCACGGCCGCGCGCGCCGACGTGGTGGCCGCGCTGACCGGACGGCGTGGCGTGGTCCGGTCCAAGCGCCGCTGGCTGATCACCGGTGTGGTGACGACCGCCGCAGGCGTGGCCGTCGTCGCGCTCGGCCCGCAGGACGGTGCGGACTGGGGCGCCGAACGGATCGTGGCCGGGCTGGTTCTCGCCCAGCTCGGGCTGGTGCTGTGCACGCCGTCGCTGGTCGGGCTGATCGCCCGGCTCGGTGGCGTGCTGCCGCCCGCGCCGCGGATCGCGCTGCGCGACACCGCGCGCAACCGGTCGTCGTCCGCACCGGCCGTCTCCGCCGTGATGGCCGCGGTCGCGGGCACCGTCGCGATCGGCGTCTACCTGGTCAGTGCCACGGAGAAGGACGAGGCCGGCTACCTGGCCGGCCTGCCGCAGGGGTACGTCGGCGTCGACTACCAGAGCTACCGCGACGACTACGACCCGGCGTCCGAGGACCGGGCACGCGCCGCGGTCGCACGGCTGCTCCCGGGCGCCGCCGTGACCGAGATGTCCCAGGTCGCGTGCGCGGATCCGGCCACCTACCAGGGCTGCAACCTGGTCGCGGTGCGGCCACCGGCCAAGCGGTGCCCCGGCGAGGCGAACGAGCCCACCAGCCGCGAACAGGTGCTGGCGCTGGCCGAGGATCCGCGGTGCGAGCGGACCTGGCACTACAGCAGCCCCACGTTCCGGGAGGCGGTCGGCGGCCGGGAGACGCTGGTCGCGCTGACCGGTGCGTCCGGTGCCGACCTCGACCGGGCCGTGGCCGTGCTCGACCGCGGCGGCGTCGTGGTCGGCGATCCGTCGCTGATCGACAACGGCACGGCCGTGCTGCAGGTGCTCGCCACCCCGGCCGGGGCGGACGAGTCGGAGAGCCGCGAGATCACCGTCCCCGGTCACCTGCTGGAGTCCGGCCGGTTCGGCGCCACCGTCGTGCTCTCCCCGGCCGTGGTGCGGCAGGCCGGGTTCGCCGTCGCACCGGCCGGGCTCGTGGTCGCGGCCGGGACCACGCCGGCGGTCGGCGAGATCGACCGGCTCAACCTGGCGCTGGCCGAGGCGGGCAGCGGTGCCGCGTTCGTCGAGCGCGGGCCGGCCGGCAACGAGTCGCCGATGCTGTGGATGCTGGCCGCCGCGTCCACGCTGATCACGCTGGGCGCGGCCGGGATAGCGACCGGCCTGGCCGCGGCGGACGGGCGCGCCGATCTGTCCACACTGGCCGCGATCGGAGCGGCGCCGCGGGTCCGGCGGCTGCTGTCGCTGAGCCAGTCCGGTGTCATCGCCGGGCTCGGGTCACTGCTCGGCCTCGCGGCCGGCATCGGGTCCGCGTTCGCCGTGCTGGCCGCGCGCAACGCGGCGATCGCCGGCGAGTGGCCGCTGG
This genomic interval carries:
- a CDS encoding FtsX-like permease family protein; translated protein: MRSWLTALRISRREMRRAKGRSALVVAMIAVPVCALGYAAASYDMYTLTPAETATRTLGAADALLLPRLDEPIMQGADAELWMPAAPQDEEGSGRAGMTEAQALDVLPAGSRVVPMSFGGLEFRTAAGGLAPAEFAQLDLADPIFDGMAELLDGRAPSAPGEVAMSEAARDRFGDTIESRERDRSWTVVGTMEFHADLGEFLIFPTGTFPEPGVEGASQWLADTPQPVDWSQVNQINRRGVAVTSRAVLLDPPDPSITALPWDGIAPPERGLNLVTIVAGLAMLEIILLAGPAFAVGARHRQRSLALVAANGGTRAHLRRIVLADGLTLGGTGAVLGAVAAVLLAVLARPVTEQLVVGARFGGYRFDLPTLAGIVGLAVLTGLLAAAVPAFTAARADVVAALTGRRGVVRSKRRWLITGVVTTAAGVAVVALGPQDGADWGAERIVAGLVLAQLGLVLCTPSLVGLIARLGGVLPPAPRIALRDTARNRSSSAPAVSAVMAAVAGTVAIGVYLVSATEKDEAGYLAGLPQGYVGVDYQSYRDDYDPASEDRARAAVARLLPGAAVTEMSQVACADPATYQGCNLVAVRPPAKRCPGEANEPTSREQVLALAEDPRCERTWHYSSPTFREAVGGRETLVALTGASGADLDRAVAVLDRGGVVVGDPSLIDNGTAVLQVLATPAGADESESREITVPGHLLESGRFGATVVLSPAVVRQAGFAVAPAGLVVAAGTTPAVGEIDRLNLALAEAGSGAAFVERGPAGNESPMLWMLAAASTLITLGAAGIATGLAAADGRADLSTLAAIGAAPRVRRLLSLSQSGVIAGLGSLLGLAAGIGSAFAVLAARNAAIAGEWPLVALYPLSVPWANLVLILVVPLVAMLGAGLLTRSRLPIERRRPT